TCCCTCCCCGTCCGAGCTTCTACCGGCCGAGCGGGCCGAGCAGGCACACGCGATCGCGCTCCGACTGCTCTCGCACCGGGAGCGGACCAGGAGCGAGCTGAAGACCCGGCTCCGGGCGAAGGGCTACGACGCCGACACGATCGAGGGCGTCCTCGACCGCCTCGCCGAAGCCGGTCTGCAGAGCGACGAGCGCTTCGCCGAGGTTTTCGCCGCCGAGGCCCACCGAAGCAGAGGGCTGGCCTCTTCGGCCCTCCAGTCGCAGCTTCAACGCCGGGGAGTGGACCGGCGGCTGGCCTCTGAGGCCGCCGCCGAGCGGCCGGAGGACGAGGAGGCGCGAGCCAGGGAGCTTGCCTTCGCCCGGGCCCGCCGAGTATCCGACAGCCTGCCGCCCGAGGT
The genomic region above belongs to Actinomycetota bacterium and contains:
- a CDS encoding regulatory protein RecX, which produces PSPSELLPAERAEQAHAIALRLLSHRERTRSELKTRLRAKGYDADTIEGVLDRLAEAGLQSDERFAEVFAAEAHRSRGLASSALQSQLQRRGVDRRLASEAAAERPEDEEARARELAFARARRVSDSLPPEVRKRRIAAYLARRGYPAEICFRMAADAVSGGDEPPRDFPIS